In Methylacidiphilum infernorum V4, a single window of DNA contains:
- a CDS encoding SH3 domain-containing protein has translation MKKSNLLWVFFVSLCFSFLSCSSTIGGYEYNLITKDRTPFYTQGPGEEVPDSYLEKGTRLKLLGTTGEGFVRVETTRGKKGFVPSSYLEKQDAYYGTPSSTLGPSW, from the coding sequence ATGAAAAAATCGAACCTCCTTTGGGTTTTTTTCGTTTCTTTATGTTTTTCTTTTCTCTCCTGCTCTTCAACGATTGGCGGCTACGAGTATAATCTCATCACCAAGGATAGAACACCATTCTATACTCAAGGTCCGGGAGAAGAAGTTCCCGACAGTTATCTTGAAAAAGGAACCCGGTTAAAACTTCTCGGAACTACAGGAGAAGGATTCGTTCGTGTCGAAACGACTCGAGGCAAAAAGGGATTTGTTCCTTCTTCGTACCTAGAAAAGCAGGATGCTTACTACGGCACTCCATCGAGTACCTTGGGGCCTAGCTGGTAA
- a CDS encoding HAD-IC family P-type ATPase, whose protein sequence is MPDTDINLQLGLSWAEAKKRLSQEGFNALPEKKRHPLLLFLSKFWAPIPWMLEITIILEILLQRIHDGIAIAGFLIGSSIISFVQESRAQRALHSLISRLSPRCRVLREGTWTTISAKEIVRGDLVLLRSGDIVPADLRVIDGEIEVNESMITGESFPRTVHEGEILLGGGLIESGQAHGIVIATGAQTHLGKTARLIEKAHPPSQAEKVVFDIVKSLFWIDSLLIACISLYSVIAVLPFSLLLPYALVILIASVPATLPSIFTLATAIGSKELAAKGVLTSKLSALEDASVMDVLLVDKTGTLTRNELEINNLIPSSPYTPKELLIWAALCSDPLAENPIDKAILKKLAENNLSTQALLLNFKRYTPADPKTKMSKALYLDKEGKSVTVVKGALSTVLKNIPAYSTEIFNRAKELEADGSRVLAVAYGYSQPNNLVGLISFTDPLREESPVLVRKIKSLGIKVVMVTGDQELTAKSIGKKVGIGENSITLPNASTEQLQEIEKYDIIAGVFPEDKYMIVQAFQKKNHVTGMTGDGVNDAPALRQAQVGIAVSNAVDVAKAAASFVLTNPGLMDIIPAIMLSRVIFERILTYILNKIVKTIEVAFFMTLGLVAGKTFVLNPFLGVILVLYNDVLTLSLVTDRVKPSSKIKKWPIRSIVIGGGAIGLMLLAFSFSLFLIAKQVLGFDTNHLQSLSFLVLALEGQATLYLVRERRHFWNSWPSSCMVLTSAFVLLSLAIQASLGIGMEKIGLGPFLVLLGIIVFYMAIVDFLKVRLFRKLQLS, encoded by the coding sequence GTGCCTGATACTGACATCAACCTCCAATTGGGGTTATCTTGGGCAGAAGCAAAAAAAAGGCTCTCTCAAGAAGGGTTTAATGCCCTCCCTGAAAAAAAGCGCCATCCCCTTTTACTTTTCCTCTCCAAGTTTTGGGCCCCCATCCCCTGGATGCTCGAGATCACCATTATCTTGGAAATCCTGCTTCAGCGAATACACGATGGCATAGCCATTGCCGGTTTCCTCATCGGCTCTTCAATCATCTCTTTTGTACAGGAATCTCGAGCGCAGCGGGCGCTCCACTCTCTCATCAGCCGACTTTCTCCCCGCTGCCGGGTACTAAGAGAAGGAACGTGGACGACTATTTCCGCCAAGGAAATCGTCAGGGGAGACCTGGTCTTGCTGCGCAGTGGGGACATCGTTCCTGCCGATCTTCGGGTTATCGACGGGGAAATAGAAGTCAACGAATCGATGATTACCGGGGAATCCTTTCCCCGTACCGTCCACGAAGGGGAAATTCTTCTTGGAGGAGGGCTTATTGAAAGCGGACAAGCTCATGGGATAGTCATCGCTACAGGGGCCCAGACCCACCTAGGGAAAACGGCTCGCTTGATTGAAAAGGCTCACCCTCCCAGTCAAGCTGAAAAAGTCGTCTTTGACATTGTAAAATCCCTGTTCTGGATAGATAGCTTGCTCATCGCTTGCATATCCCTTTATAGCGTGATTGCAGTCCTTCCCTTTTCCCTTTTGCTTCCTTATGCCCTGGTCATCCTCATCGCCTCCGTCCCGGCAACTCTACCCTCAATCTTTACCCTGGCCACGGCGATAGGATCCAAGGAATTGGCTGCCAAGGGAGTGTTGACCTCAAAACTTTCCGCCCTGGAAGATGCATCGGTCATGGACGTTCTCCTAGTGGATAAAACAGGCACCTTAACTCGCAACGAGCTGGAAATCAATAATCTCATCCCCTCCTCCCCCTACACCCCAAAAGAGCTCTTGATCTGGGCAGCCCTATGTTCTGATCCCCTCGCTGAAAACCCAATCGATAAGGCTATCTTGAAAAAGTTGGCCGAAAACAACCTTTCGACCCAAGCCCTTCTCCTCAACTTCAAACGTTACACCCCGGCCGATCCCAAAACGAAAATGTCCAAAGCTCTCTACCTTGATAAAGAGGGAAAATCGGTAACGGTGGTCAAAGGTGCTCTTTCTACCGTCTTAAAAAATATACCCGCCTATTCCACCGAAATATTTAATCGAGCCAAGGAACTAGAGGCAGATGGATCCCGCGTCCTTGCCGTCGCCTATGGTTACTCCCAGCCCAACAACCTTGTGGGACTCATTAGCTTTACCGATCCTCTAAGGGAGGAATCCCCGGTGTTGGTTCGGAAAATCAAGAGCCTAGGGATCAAGGTCGTCATGGTCACGGGAGACCAGGAACTCACCGCAAAATCCATCGGGAAAAAAGTGGGGATCGGTGAAAATTCAATTACCCTTCCCAACGCCTCGACGGAACAACTCCAGGAAATAGAAAAGTACGACATTATTGCGGGGGTTTTCCCTGAAGACAAGTACATGATCGTCCAGGCTTTTCAAAAGAAAAACCATGTAACGGGCATGACCGGAGATGGAGTCAATGATGCTCCCGCTCTCCGTCAAGCCCAAGTGGGAATTGCCGTATCCAATGCGGTTGACGTGGCCAAGGCGGCCGCCAGTTTTGTGCTTACCAACCCAGGCCTCATGGATATCATCCCCGCCATTATGCTCAGCCGCGTCATCTTCGAAAGGATCCTGACCTACATTCTTAACAAGATAGTCAAGACCATTGAAGTCGCTTTTTTCATGACACTAGGACTGGTTGCGGGAAAAACCTTCGTGCTCAATCCTTTCCTGGGAGTCATCCTCGTTCTGTATAACGATGTGCTGACTTTATCCCTCGTCACCGACCGGGTCAAGCCTTCGTCCAAGATTAAAAAATGGCCCATTCGATCCATAGTGATCGGGGGAGGTGCCATCGGTTTAATGCTCCTTGCCTTTTCTTTTAGCCTTTTTTTAATTGCCAAACAGGTTCTGGGGTTTGACACCAACCATCTTCAGTCATTGAGCTTCTTGGTGCTCGCCTTGGAAGGACAAGCCACCCTATATCTGGTAAGGGAACGCCGCCATTTTTGGAACTCATGGCCGAGCTCTTGTATGGTCCTGACTTCCGCCTTCGTCCTTTTAAGCCTAGCGATCCAAGCCAGCTTGGGCATAGGCATGGAAAAAATAGGACTGGGTCCATTTCTTGTTCTCCTCGGCATCATCGTTTTTTACATGGCGATTGTTGATTTTTTAAAAGTTCGGCTTTTTCGTAAACTTCAACTTTCCTGA